The following are encoded together in the Leuconostoc mesenteroides subsp. mesenteroides ATCC 8293 genome:
- the adhE gene encoding bifunctional acetaldehyde-CoA/alcohol dehydrogenase codes for MAEAIAKKPAKRVLTPEEKAELQTQAEKMTEVLIEKSQKALSEFSTFSQEQVDKIVAAMALAGSENSLLLAHAAHDETGRGVVEDKDTKNRFASESVYNAIKFDKTVGVISEDKIQGKVELAAPLGILAGIVPTTNPTSTTIFKSMLTAKTRNTIIFAFHPQAQKASVLAAKIVYDAAVKAGAPENFIQWIEKPSLYATSALIQNPHIASILATGGPSMVNAALKSGNPSMGVGAGNGAVYIDATVDTDRAVSDLLLSKRFDNGMICATENSAVIQAPIYDEILTKLQEQGAYLVPKKDYKKIADYVFKPNAEGFGIAGPVAGMSGRWIAEQAGVKIPDGKDVLLFELDQKNIGEALSSEKLSPLLSIYKVEKREEAIETVQSLLNYQGAGHNAAIQIGSQDDPFIKEYADAIGASRILVNQPDSIGGVGDIYTDAMRPSLTLGTGSWGKNSLSHNLSTYDLLNIKTVARRRNRPQWVRLPKEVYYEANAITYLQDLPTINRAFIVADPGMVQFGFVGRVLGQLELRQEQVETNIYGSVKPDPTLSQAVEIARQMADFKPDTVILLGGGSALDAGKIGRFLYEYSTRHEGILEDDEAIKDLFLELQQKFMDIRKRIVKFYHARLTQMVAIPTTSGTGSEVTPFAVITDDETHVKYPLADYELTPEVAIVDPEFVMTVPQHTVSWSGLDALSHALESYVSVMASEFTRPWALQAIKLIFDNLTNSYNYDPKHPTKEGQNARTKMHYASTLAGMSFANAFLGLNHSLAHKTGGEFGLPHGMAIAIAMPHVIKFNAVTGNVKRTPYPRYETYTAQKDYADIARYLGLKGETDAELVDVLIAEIKKLAASVGVNQTLSGNGVSKHDFDTKLEKMIDLVYNDQCTPGNPRQPSLAEIRQLLKDQF; via the coding sequence ATGGCAGAAGCAATTGCAAAGAAACCCGCAAAAAGGGTTTTGACCCCTGAAGAAAAAGCGGAATTACAAACACAAGCTGAGAAGATGACTGAGGTATTGATTGAAAAATCACAAAAGGCATTGTCTGAATTTTCAACATTTTCGCAAGAACAAGTTGATAAAATTGTTGCAGCTATGGCCTTGGCAGGTTCTGAGAATTCACTTCTGTTAGCCCATGCTGCTCACGACGAGACTGGACGTGGGGTTGTGGAAGATAAGGATACGAAAAATCGTTTCGCCTCAGAATCAGTTTATAACGCTATTAAGTTTGATAAGACTGTGGGTGTTATTAGTGAAGACAAGATTCAAGGTAAGGTAGAATTAGCAGCCCCACTTGGTATTTTGGCTGGAATCGTCCCAACGACAAATCCAACGTCGACAACTATTTTCAAATCAATGTTGACAGCAAAGACACGTAACACAATTATCTTTGCTTTCCATCCCCAGGCTCAAAAAGCATCGGTTCTTGCTGCAAAAATTGTTTATGATGCTGCTGTTAAAGCAGGCGCACCGGAAAACTTTATCCAATGGATTGAAAAGCCTTCACTTTATGCAACAAGTGCGCTGATACAAAATCCTCACATTGCTTCAATTCTAGCTACTGGTGGGCCATCAATGGTTAATGCAGCTTTGAAGTCAGGAAATCCATCCATGGGTGTCGGTGCTGGAAACGGTGCAGTTTATATTGATGCAACTGTTGACACAGATCGTGCCGTGTCCGATTTGTTGTTATCAAAGCGTTTCGATAATGGCATGATTTGTGCCACAGAAAACTCAGCCGTTATTCAAGCACCAATCTATGACGAAATTTTAACTAAGTTACAAGAACAAGGTGCATACCTTGTTCCTAAGAAAGACTACAAAAAAATTGCTGATTATGTATTTAAGCCTAACGCAGAGGGATTTGGTATTGCTGGTCCTGTTGCTGGTATGTCAGGACGTTGGATTGCTGAGCAAGCAGGCGTAAAGATTCCTGATGGTAAAGATGTACTTTTGTTCGAATTAGATCAGAAGAACATAGGTGAAGCGTTATCTTCTGAAAAGTTATCGCCATTACTTTCAATTTATAAAGTTGAGAAGCGTGAAGAAGCTATTGAGACTGTTCAATCCTTGTTAAACTATCAAGGCGCGGGGCACAACGCAGCAATTCAAATTGGTTCACAAGATGATCCATTCATTAAAGAGTATGCTGACGCTATTGGTGCATCACGTATTTTGGTTAACCAACCTGACTCAATCGGTGGTGTTGGAGATATTTACACAGATGCTATGCGTCCATCGTTGACACTTGGTACCGGATCATGGGGGAAGAATTCATTGTCTCATAACTTATCAACATACGACTTACTTAATATTAAGACCGTGGCTCGCCGCCGTAATCGTCCTCAATGGGTTCGTTTACCTAAGGAAGTTTACTACGAAGCCAATGCCATTACTTACTTACAAGACTTGCCTACTATAAACCGTGCATTTATTGTCGCTGATCCTGGTATGGTTCAGTTCGGATTTGTTGGCAGAGTACTAGGTCAACTTGAGTTACGTCAAGAACAGGTTGAAACAAATATCTATGGTTCAGTTAAGCCTGACCCAACTTTGTCACAAGCTGTTGAAATTGCTCGCCAAATGGCAGACTTCAAACCAGATACAGTTATTTTACTTGGCGGTGGTTCGGCACTTGACGCTGGTAAAATTGGTCGGTTCTTGTACGAATACTCGACACGCCATGAAGGAATTTTAGAAGATGACGAGGCGATTAAAGATCTATTCTTAGAACTACAACAAAAGTTTATGGATATTCGTAAGCGAATCGTTAAGTTTTACCACGCACGTTTGACACAAATGGTTGCGATTCCAACAACTTCAGGTACTGGATCAGAAGTCACACCATTTGCCGTTATTACAGATGATGAAACACATGTAAAGTATCCACTAGCCGATTATGAATTGACACCGGAAGTTGCTATTGTTGATCCAGAATTTGTTATGACCGTACCACAACACACGGTATCTTGGTCAGGATTAGATGCTTTGTCACATGCTTTGGAATCGTATGTCTCAGTGATGGCTTCTGAATTCACACGTCCTTGGGCATTACAAGCTATTAAGTTGATTTTTGATAACTTAACAAATTCATACAATTATGATCCTAAACACCCAACTAAGGAAGGTCAGAATGCACGCACAAAGATGCACTATGCGTCAACATTGGCTGGTATGTCATTTGCGAATGCCTTCTTGGGACTTAACCACTCACTAGCACACAAAACTGGTGGAGAATTCGGACTACCTCACGGTATGGCAATCGCTATTGCAATGCCACATGTGATTAAGTTTAATGCGGTAACAGGAAATGTAAAGCGCACACCATACCCACGTTACGAAACCTATACAGCACAAAAAGATTATGCTGATATTGCACGTTACTTAGGTTTGAAAGGTGAAACAGATGCTGAATTGGTCGATGTATTGATTGCAGAAATCAAGAAGTTGGCTGCATCAGTGGGTGTCAATCAAACACTATCTGGCAACGGTGTTTCAAAGCATGACTTTGATACAAAGTTAGAAAAGATGATTGACTTAGTTTACAATGACCAATGCACGCCGGGAAACCCTCGCCAACCAAGCTTGGCAGAAATTCGTCAATTGTTGAAAGATCAGTTTTAA